Proteins found in one candidate division KSB1 bacterium genomic segment:
- a CDS encoding trimethylamine methyltransferase family protein: protein MYRPKFAMIEDQQIERILSDAYAVLEKVGVLIENEEAMKLLEANGAKVDRAVRKAYFPAWLIDQSLKSVPNRITIYDRNEQPAMMLEGDQIHFDPGSAALTILDWETQRQRKPVTQDLVNLSRLTHQLQYLAAQSTGLISSDVPQEIADRYRLYIALQHSTKPVVTGTFALDGFDSMKAMLIAIRGSAERLRQMPLAIFDCCPSPPLKWSNLTCQNLIDCAKAGIPAELVSMPLTGATSPGTLGGALVQHAAESLSGVVIHQLAQAGAPIIWGGSPAAFDMRHGTTPMGAIETMMIDAAYAKIGKHLGLPTHAYMALSDAKLLDAQAGLETGMGAVIAALSGINVISGPGMLDFESCQSLEKLVIDNEICGMVLRLVNGIVLRPGMSDDLFGDIYDGEHFLTSQHTIQWLREEFYSPSEVIDRANYQTWLSTDVRSAGERAHQKVQWLLQQPPAPELSEAIAKELGQIMITDARKYGMNRLP from the coding sequence ATGTATCGGCCCAAATTTGCAATGATTGAAGACCAGCAGATAGAGCGAATTCTGTCAGATGCCTATGCTGTCTTGGAAAAGGTAGGAGTATTAATTGAAAACGAAGAGGCGATGAAACTGTTGGAGGCGAATGGCGCCAAGGTGGATCGCGCAGTGCGCAAGGCCTATTTCCCTGCATGGCTCATCGATCAGAGTCTCAAGTCTGTGCCCAATAGGATTACCATTTACGATCGGAATGAGCAGCCAGCCATGATGCTTGAAGGGGATCAGATCCATTTCGATCCTGGTTCGGCGGCGCTAACCATTCTGGATTGGGAGACGCAAAGACAGAGAAAACCGGTGACCCAAGATTTGGTAAATTTAAGCCGTCTGACGCATCAGCTTCAATATTTGGCAGCTCAGTCCACTGGTCTAATTTCCTCCGATGTCCCTCAAGAGATCGCAGACCGTTATCGGCTTTATATTGCGTTGCAACATAGTACCAAGCCCGTGGTGACTGGCACTTTCGCGCTGGATGGATTTGATAGTATGAAGGCGATGCTGATCGCAATCCGTGGCAGCGCCGAGAGATTACGCCAGATGCCGCTGGCTATTTTCGATTGTTGTCCTTCCCCGCCGTTGAAATGGAGCAATTTGACCTGCCAAAACTTGATCGACTGCGCCAAAGCGGGCATCCCAGCGGAATTGGTATCCATGCCATTAACTGGGGCGACATCGCCCGGAACGTTGGGAGGGGCACTGGTCCAGCATGCCGCAGAGAGCTTGAGCGGGGTTGTCATTCATCAATTAGCACAGGCTGGGGCACCGATCATCTGGGGCGGTTCACCCGCTGCTTTTGACATGCGCCATGGCACGACCCCGATGGGCGCCATCGAGACGATGATGATCGATGCCGCTTATGCCAAGATCGGAAAGCATTTGGGATTGCCGACCCATGCCTATATGGCGCTGAGCGATGCCAAGTTGCTTGACGCGCAAGCCGGTTTGGAGACCGGGATGGGCGCGGTGATCGCTGCTTTAAGCGGCATTAACGTGATCTCTGGCCCAGGCATGCTCGATTTCGAAAGCTGCCAGTCATTAGAGAAGTTGGTGATCGACAACGAAATTTGCGGTATGGTACTCCGTTTGGTCAATGGCATTGTCCTAAGACCCGGGATGAGCGACGACCTATTCGGCGATATCTATGATGGCGAGCATTTTCTGACCTCGCAGCATACGATCCAATGGCTAAGGGAAGAATTTTATTCTCCGTCCGAAGTGATCGATCGGGCCAATTATCAGACCTGGCTGAGCACTGATGTTCGATCGGCTGGGGAACGCGCCCATCAAAAGGTTCAGTGGTTGCTTCAGCAGCCGCCCGCCCCTGAACTGTCAGAGGCTATCGCCAAAGAATTAGGTCAAATCATGATCACAGATGCCAGAAAATATGGCATGAATCGATTGCCCTGA
- a CDS encoding DEAD/DEAH box helicase, with amino-acid sequence MNKLASVIKNQLPKQFLEIGWKLFIERQYQYLDFIRNAYTARFPGRKEHYWTIVRKRADRPIFQMTCSCNTYLRNMSCPHIAALFFIIYSKNPETVDIEQTLYRHYERSLWFQLAKLYFEYFGDDKLIIASHLEQFRDQSVLRLIGRDVNHGEVLNFVLGKEAAVRIVKKYRSRFFSELLDAVSTLNTDQIQLEYLEAEKTELEIRMNMSGYRSWQQKFEESFWFDLSKAWFLEFDEIGYSVEFSEQNQAIKIFSIDGSFAFYLQKVLIPAIIKKLALNPAIRHTLSISEKPAILNYSLTLTDDYDLKITPILFLPDDPTPYPCGNKNGLHPIQFGDYLYIQDRGFFSFQRKIQYYDSQLFSLNEVIVPNDDILRFVSEYGRFIDADEFYFVSPPLKNRKAIQSIKSIDLFVDQIQNDWLYLSVKYRTTGETVPLYEIYLALRNGKRYLITKDHWIDLYTADFNWLQSLIEQQGIEFVSQGKKDARMMVNKMNFLRLSAELPPKGKLDTHQALSDILNRLLALKPNTPAPPLKGRKYQLREYQKNGYEWLWFLYENQLSGLLCDDMGLGKTYQSIALIDGIIIQNQQPRNFLIVCPTSVLPHWHEKLNELKKKVNLILYYGGDRKLIQSKRAKHNVVLTSYGILRNDLDKLADIPFEVAIFDEIQTAKNKASLTNAAVNRLNSKMRIGLTGTPIENNLSELKTLFDIILPEYLGTDAAFRKNYINPIERQEDKKKREQLQRIIQPFILRRTKKQVLEELPPKIEEIRKCELSDEQVKLYQDVLNTRAKMLLAQLYDKSENIPYIHIFAVLNYLKQICNHPAQLEDGCLDYNKYASGKWELFCELLEESLNSGFKVVVFSQYLNMLGLIEAYLKDNHIEFATIKGATKNRKEMVDRFNNDPNCKVFTGSLRASGLGINLTGGSVVIHYDRWWNAAREDQATDRIYRIGQTRGVQVLKLVTEGTLEEKIDRIIQKKKKLMSDLVKEDDATIIKSFDREELIDLLTFGDK; translated from the coding sequence ATGAATAAACTCGCCAGTGTCATCAAAAATCAATTGCCGAAACAGTTTCTTGAGATTGGCTGGAAACTGTTTATTGAACGTCAATATCAGTATTTGGATTTCATCCGCAATGCATACACGGCTCGGTTTCCAGGTCGCAAAGAACATTATTGGACGATCGTCCGAAAAAGAGCGGATCGGCCCATTTTTCAGATGACTTGCTCATGCAACACCTATTTGCGGAATATGAGCTGTCCTCACATTGCCGCCCTGTTTTTCATCATCTATTCAAAAAATCCAGAAACGGTTGATATTGAACAGACATTATATCGGCACTATGAACGCAGCCTCTGGTTCCAATTGGCCAAGTTATATTTTGAATATTTCGGAGATGACAAACTGATTATCGCATCGCATCTGGAACAATTTCGGGACCAATCGGTGCTGCGTTTGATCGGCCGCGATGTTAACCATGGCGAGGTGCTAAATTTTGTTTTGGGTAAAGAAGCAGCCGTCCGGATTGTTAAAAAGTACCGATCTCGCTTCTTTTCTGAATTGCTCGATGCTGTTTCTACCCTTAATACCGATCAAATTCAATTGGAATATTTAGAAGCGGAGAAAACCGAGCTCGAAATCCGAATGAATATGTCGGGCTACAGGTCCTGGCAACAAAAATTTGAAGAGAGTTTTTGGTTCGATTTGAGCAAAGCGTGGTTTCTTGAATTTGATGAGATTGGCTATTCTGTTGAGTTTTCAGAGCAAAATCAGGCGATAAAAATTTTTTCGATCGATGGGAGCTTCGCCTTCTATCTCCAAAAAGTCTTGATTCCTGCTATCATAAAAAAGCTGGCTCTAAACCCGGCGATCCGCCACACGCTGTCGATTTCAGAAAAACCTGCAATTCTCAATTATTCATTGACCCTGACCGATGACTATGATTTGAAGATCACACCGATTCTTTTTTTGCCAGATGATCCAACGCCATATCCTTGCGGAAATAAGAATGGGCTGCATCCAATCCAATTCGGTGATTATCTCTACATTCAGGATCGGGGATTCTTCTCATTTCAACGAAAAATTCAGTATTATGATAGCCAATTGTTCAGCTTGAACGAAGTGATCGTTCCCAATGACGATATTTTGAGATTTGTGAGTGAGTATGGAAGGTTTATCGACGCGGATGAATTCTATTTCGTGAGCCCGCCGCTCAAAAATCGGAAGGCCATTCAAAGCATCAAGAGCATCGATCTTTTTGTTGATCAAATTCAGAATGATTGGCTCTATCTTTCTGTGAAATATCGGACAACCGGTGAGACAGTCCCGTTGTATGAGATCTATCTTGCGCTTCGCAACGGAAAGCGATATTTGATCACCAAGGACCATTGGATTGACTTATATACTGCCGATTTCAATTGGCTGCAAAGTTTGATTGAGCAGCAGGGGATAGAATTTGTCAGCCAGGGCAAGAAGGATGCGCGCATGATGGTTAATAAAATGAACTTCCTGCGATTGAGCGCGGAGTTACCTCCAAAGGGAAAACTCGATACTCATCAAGCGCTCTCCGATATTTTGAACCGATTGCTTGCTCTTAAGCCAAATACCCCTGCTCCGCCATTAAAGGGCAGGAAATATCAGCTTCGGGAGTATCAAAAGAACGGTTATGAGTGGCTCTGGTTTTTATATGAAAATCAACTTTCTGGCTTGCTGTGCGACGATATGGGGCTTGGCAAAACTTACCAATCTATCGCATTGATCGATGGGATCATTATCCAGAACCAGCAGCCGAGGAATTTTCTCATTGTGTGCCCAACTTCGGTGTTGCCGCACTGGCACGAGAAGCTGAATGAATTGAAAAAGAAGGTGAATTTGATTCTCTATTATGGTGGAGATCGGAAACTGATCCAAAGCAAAAGGGCGAAGCACAATGTCGTGCTCACTTCTTATGGCATTCTCAGAAACGATCTCGATAAATTGGCAGACATTCCTTTTGAAGTGGCGATATTCGACGAGATTCAGACCGCGAAAAACAAGGCCAGTTTGACGAATGCGGCCGTAAATCGGCTGAACAGCAAAATGAGGATCGGCTTGACAGGCACACCGATCGAAAACAATCTGAGCGAGCTAAAAACACTGTTCGACATCATCCTTCCTGAATATTTGGGAACGGATGCCGCTTTTCGGAAAAACTACATTAATCCCATCGAGCGCCAGGAGGATAAAAAGAAACGCGAACAACTGCAGCGAATCATTCAGCCATTCATCTTAAGACGGACCAAAAAACAGGTGCTGGAGGAGCTGCCTCCCAAAATTGAAGAAATTCGCAAATGCGAATTGAGCGATGAACAAGTAAAACTTTACCAGGACGTGCTTAATACGAGGGCCAAGATGCTACTGGCCCAGCTATATGATAAATCGGAAAACATCCCCTACATCCATATCTTTGCCGTGCTCAATTATCTTAAACAAATCTGCAATCACCCAGCCCAATTGGAAGACGGTTGTTTGGATTATAACAAATATGCTTCGGGAAAATGGGAATTGTTTTGTGAGCTGTTAGAAGAAAGCTTAAACAGCGGTTTCAAGGTAGTCGTCTTCAGCCAGTATTTGAACATGTTAGGATTGATAGAGGCCTATTTAAAGGACAATCATATTGAATTTGCAACAATCAAAGGAGCGACCAAGAACAGAAAGGAAATGGTGGATCGCTTCAATAATGATCCCAATTGCAAAGTGTTCACTGGAAGCTTACGAGCATCGGGCTTAGGGATTAATCTCACCGGCGGTTCCGTAGTGATTCATTATGATCGCTGGTGGAACGCAGCGCGGGAGGACCAGGCAACAGATCGGATCTATCGGATCGGGCAGACCCGCGGTGTGCAGGTATTGAAATTGGTCACTGAAGGTACCTTGGAGGAGAAAATCGATCGCATCATTCAAAAGAAAAAGAAACTGATGAGCGATCTAGTGAAAGAGGATGACGCAACCATTATTAAAAGCTTCGATCGGGAAGAATTAATTGACTTACTGACATTCGGTGACAAGTAA
- a CDS encoding sulfite exporter TauE/SafE family protein: MTILLIIVIGAVAGLLGGAFGIGGGIVMVPAFLLFLKQPIHTAIGTSLMVVIPISIAGALRHYTLNNVHFSIVLWAGLGGIIGAVLGASIIEHVPAFYVKRAFALFLIYSAVRLWIAK, encoded by the coding sequence ATGACAATTTTGCTGATCATCGTTATTGGTGCTGTTGCGGGTCTCTTAGGAGGAGCGTTTGGTATCGGCGGAGGGATCGTGATGGTGCCAGCTTTTCTATTATTTCTCAAGCAGCCAATCCATACTGCGATTGGAACCTCATTAATGGTGGTAATTCCGATCTCAATTGCAGGAGCGTTGCGGCATTATACATTGAATAATGTTCATTTTTCCATTGTACTCTGGGCTGGTTTGGGCGGTATTATCGGTGCCGTGCTGGGCGCATCGATTATTGAACATGTCCCTGCTTTTTATGTCAAGCGGGCTTTCGCCCTGTTTCTCATCTACTCTGCGGTTCGGCTGTGGATCGCTAAATAG
- a CDS encoding DUF72 domain-containing protein, translated as MKDQHQIYVGPAGWSYKDWEGIVYPAITSPGFDALGFLARWFTVIEINSSFYRPPSIHTVRNWVERVKHQPHFHFTYKLWQGYSHERSSFPTLKDEAMVKSGLDVLLSQQRLGAVLIQFPWSFKNTPENFDWLRKVVHTFRDYNPVVEVRHGSWNTPILFDFLNEAGAGFANIDQPVIGNSIGLTAIGAKRIGYLRLHGRNYKNWFANDADAASRYDYLYNDEELQSIKEVIEQLIEQSPKSYIIFNNHFRGQAIANALQIMFLMDGKPREIPASLMETYPFLKKIAKGVSMEGSQTSLFDRDPG; from the coding sequence TTGAAAGATCAACATCAAATATATGTCGGCCCTGCAGGCTGGAGTTATAAAGATTGGGAGGGGATCGTTTATCCAGCGATAACGAGTCCGGGCTTTGATGCCCTTGGATTTTTAGCGCGTTGGTTTACTGTGATTGAGATCAATAGTTCGTTTTATCGGCCGCCTTCAATCCATACCGTTCGAAATTGGGTGGAACGAGTGAAGCATCAGCCTCATTTTCATTTCACCTATAAGCTTTGGCAGGGTTATTCCCATGAACGATCCAGTTTCCCGACTCTCAAAGATGAGGCCATGGTCAAATCAGGATTGGATGTGCTTTTATCCCAGCAACGGCTTGGTGCTGTATTGATTCAATTTCCGTGGTCGTTCAAGAACACGCCTGAAAATTTCGACTGGCTTCGGAAAGTGGTCCATACGTTTCGAGATTATAATCCAGTGGTCGAAGTACGCCATGGGTCCTGGAATACCCCAATACTATTTGATTTTTTAAATGAGGCAGGGGCTGGATTCGCCAATATCGATCAGCCAGTGATTGGGAATTCGATTGGGCTTACTGCTATTGGAGCGAAGCGGATCGGATATCTTCGGCTTCATGGGCGAAACTATAAAAATTGGTTCGCGAATGATGCGGATGCGGCCAGCCGTTACGATTATCTTTACAATGATGAGGAATTACAAAGCATCAAAGAGGTGATCGAACAGCTGATCGAACAAAGCCCAAAAAGCTATATTATTTTCAATAACCATTTTCGGGGCCAAGCGATTGCAAATGCGCTTCAAATTATGTTTTTGATGGACGGAAAGCCGCGAGAAATCCCAGCATCTTTGATGGAAACTTATCCATTTTTGAAGAAAATCGCCAAGGGGGTCAGCATGGAGGGAAGCCAGACATCGTTGTTTGATCGTGACCCGGGCTAA
- a CDS encoding M14 family metallopeptidase — MTKKSLSFGMALISFLWWFTDLSSQKLLTRAEQTNFTETSRYADVVAWLNQLQHLSPAIRVISIGQSTEGREILMAILGRPVPTSASQLFIMNRPAIYIQANIHAGEVEGKEAMLMLMRDILVGSLGHLLDQQVLLIVPNFNPDGNEKISPHNRRNQLGPAQGVGVRHNGQNLDLNRDYIKLETPENRAAVEQILNRWDPMVLIDLHTTNGSYHQEPLTYATAHNPNGDGSLIHYVRSKLFPEVARQLNDKYHIMSVPYGDFVDDLDPSKGWQSFDHQPYYSTNYWGLRNRFSILNENYAYADYQTRIMVCYHFVQLILEYTNRHGAEMMKLIREVDQKTIARGQSADTTAQFGTEIVARPLEQPLLIHSFEFEQYVDANGRTRVRKTERLRDYTVPFFEDFVIIKSITLPKAYLFSANLKEIAEILMRHGIRVEQIAELDTFRVQAFQVESVQSEPQLMQGHRWTHISGRYQTIELVFPAGSYLVRMDQPLANLIAYLLEPESDGGLVKWNFFDRYLYASQWGRELNQFPVYRIMQPVLVATIIAKKENSNF; from the coding sequence ATGACAAAAAAGAGCTTGTCATTCGGAATGGCCCTTATATCTTTCCTTTGGTGGTTCACTGATTTGTCCTCGCAAAAGTTACTGACGCGGGCCGAACAAACTAACTTCACAGAAACCAGCCGCTATGCCGATGTCGTTGCCTGGCTGAACCAACTGCAACATTTGAGTCCAGCAATTAGGGTGATATCAATTGGACAATCTACAGAAGGCCGGGAAATTCTTATGGCGATTTTGGGTCGGCCGGTGCCAACGAGCGCGAGCCAGTTGTTCATTATGAATAGGCCAGCGATTTACATCCAAGCCAACATCCATGCTGGAGAGGTGGAGGGCAAAGAGGCGATGTTGATGCTGATGCGAGATATTTTGGTCGGCTCGCTCGGCCATTTGCTTGATCAACAAGTACTGTTGATCGTCCCGAATTTCAATCCCGATGGCAATGAAAAGATCAGTCCTCATAATCGTCGCAATCAACTTGGGCCAGCTCAGGGGGTCGGGGTGCGCCATAACGGCCAGAATCTGGATTTGAATCGCGATTACATCAAGCTGGAGACGCCAGAAAATCGTGCTGCTGTCGAACAGATATTGAACCGATGGGATCCCATGGTCTTGATTGATCTGCACACTACCAATGGTTCATATCATCAGGAACCATTGACGTATGCCACCGCGCATAATCCTAACGGCGATGGTTCGCTGATCCATTATGTTCGATCGAAATTGTTCCCTGAGGTTGCCAGGCAGCTAAACGATAAATATCATATTATGAGCGTGCCCTATGGCGATTTTGTGGATGATTTAGATCCAAGCAAAGGCTGGCAAAGTTTTGATCACCAGCCGTATTATAGCACCAACTACTGGGGATTGAGAAATCGTTTTTCGATTTTAAACGAAAATTATGCCTATGCCGATTATCAAACCAGAATCATGGTCTGCTATCATTTCGTTCAATTAATATTAGAGTACACCAATCGGCATGGTGCGGAGATGATGAAATTGATCCGCGAAGTAGACCAAAAGACGATCGCTCGAGGCCAAAGTGCTGATACCACTGCACAGTTCGGTACTGAAATCGTCGCCCGTCCATTAGAGCAGCCATTGCTGATTCATAGCTTTGAGTTTGAGCAATATGTGGACGCAAACGGACGTACCCGCGTCAGAAAGACTGAGCGACTCCGAGATTATACAGTTCCATTTTTTGAAGACTTCGTCATTATTAAGAGCATTACGCTCCCCAAAGCATATTTATTTTCAGCGAATCTGAAAGAGATCGCGGAAATTCTGATGCGCCACGGGATTCGAGTGGAACAAATTGCCGAATTGGATACATTTCGTGTTCAGGCGTTTCAGGTGGAGTCCGTCCAGAGTGAGCCACAATTGATGCAAGGGCATCGGTGGACGCATATCAGCGGTCGTTATCAGACCATCGAGCTCGTTTTCCCTGCTGGGAGCTATCTGGTACGAATGGATCAACCGTTAGCCAATTTAATCGCCTATTTGCTGGAACCTGAAAGTGACGGTGGATTGGTCAAATGGAATTTTTTTGACCGCTACCTCTACGCGAGCCAATGGGGAAGGGAATTGAATCAGTTCCCGGTGTATCGAATCATGCAACCAGTATTGGTCGCAACCATCATTGCTAAGAAAGAAAACAGCAATTTTTGA
- a CDS encoding transglycosylase SLT domain-containing protein produces MRKEDSLYRHIRMPLKIIMILFLSITVIGFTYKYFDTTDETKQKMRELERSLQDLRAAMSVDSVRQFNIQKIMSIIDTYNKNLSSVEKYDIANEIYSLSLKYTNLDVDLICATITHESAGTWDPKIVSRAGAIGLMQIMPATGMFLAEYEGITWTNEQEVLTNPIYNIRMGTRYLSTLISYYGIDGGLAAYNGGEKYAALWVKSNKADGILLNETKNYIPAVMKLWDRYREKSL; encoded by the coding sequence ATGAGAAAAGAAGACAGTCTCTATCGACACATTCGGATGCCGCTCAAAATCATCATGATCCTATTTTTGTCGATCACTGTCATTGGTTTTACCTATAAATATTTCGATACGACCGATGAAACCAAACAGAAGATGAGAGAACTCGAGCGATCCCTTCAAGATCTCAGAGCGGCGATGAGTGTGGACAGCGTCCGACAGTTCAACATCCAAAAGATTATGAGCATTATTGATACCTACAATAAAAATTTATCATCGGTAGAGAAATATGATATTGCCAATGAGATTTACTCGCTGAGCCTAAAATATACGAATCTGGATGTTGATCTGATTTGCGCCACAATTACTCATGAGTCTGCTGGGACTTGGGATCCCAAAATTGTTTCGCGCGCTGGAGCCATCGGGCTGATGCAGATTATGCCGGCAACGGGGATGTTTTTAGCAGAGTATGAAGGCATCACCTGGACCAATGAACAGGAGGTATTGACCAATCCCATTTATAACATTAGAATGGGAACTCGATATCTTTCCACATTGATTTCCTATTACGGCATTGATGGCGGCTTGGCCGCTTATAACGGCGGCGAAAAATATGCCGCTCTCTGGGTAAAAAGCAACAAAGCCGATGGCATCCTGTTGAATGAAACCAAAAATTACATTCCAGCAGTCATGAAGCTGTGGGATCGCTACCGCGAGAAAAGCTTATAA
- a CDS encoding saccharopine dehydrogenase NADP-binding domain-containing protein: MKVLVFGGSGKIGSAVAWDLAKDKDIRAIGITGRRIEALEQTKAWIGSEKIVPHVLDVADKESAIKLMKQYDAGAIALPDRRTSYKIVHYAVEAGLNIVDMLEEYHRRPDAYETEGLELPPGMTLNQYGDWLHETAITNGVTFVDGMGFAPGLSNVTVGEAIRKMDVAETAIARVGGIPSKESAQRHPLKYMITWAFEHVLREYMIKLNVIKDGKVMEVPAIGDRERFRFTKFGQDEELVCAVTPGMPSFIFTRPGLKEFAEKTIRWPGHWEAIDTLKECGLLDLDPHDFKGVKIVPREFLLSLITPRLRAQQGDTDVCVMYNTVTGVKDGKKIKIEYFMWDEADVAHGISSMMRATGFPVAITVKLLLEGLIKEKGIVPPEDCIKGPLYQRFMEELKKRDIAILEETSIMS, encoded by the coding sequence ATGAAAGTATTGGTCTTCGGCGGATCAGGAAAGATCGGTTCAGCGGTGGCGTGGGATTTGGCGAAAGATAAGGACATTCGGGCGATCGGAATTACAGGCAGAAGGATCGAGGCTTTAGAGCAGACCAAGGCATGGATTGGGAGTGAGAAGATCGTTCCCCATGTTCTTGATGTCGCTGATAAGGAAAGCGCCATTAAATTGATGAAGCAATACGATGCGGGGGCCATCGCATTGCCAGATCGGAGGACCAGTTATAAAATTGTTCACTATGCGGTTGAGGCAGGGTTAAATATTGTCGATATGTTAGAAGAATATCACCGTCGGCCTGATGCGTACGAGACGGAGGGGCTTGAATTGCCTCCAGGCATGACACTAAATCAATATGGCGATTGGCTTCACGAGACGGCCATCACCAATGGTGTTACGTTTGTGGATGGAATGGGATTTGCGCCGGGCCTCAGTAACGTGACCGTTGGCGAGGCGATTCGAAAAATGGATGTAGCGGAAACCGCCATTGCCCGCGTGGGAGGCATTCCTTCCAAAGAAAGCGCCCAACGGCACCCATTGAAATACATGATCACCTGGGCTTTCGAACACGTTCTGCGCGAGTATATGATCAAGCTCAACGTCATCAAAGATGGGAAAGTAATGGAGGTCCCTGCTATTGGCGATCGAGAACGGTTTCGTTTCACCAAATTTGGCCAGGATGAGGAATTGGTCTGTGCTGTTACCCCAGGGATGCCAAGTTTTATTTTCACGCGACCAGGGCTGAAAGAGTTTGCTGAAAAAACCATCCGCTGGCCGGGACATTGGGAGGCCATCGATACGCTGAAGGAATGCGGCCTTTTGGATCTGGATCCCCACGATTTCAAGGGTGTAAAAATCGTGCCTCGCGAATTTCTGCTCTCGTTAATTACCCCTCGGCTGAGAGCTCAGCAAGGCGATACCGATGTCTGCGTGATGTACAATACAGTAACCGGTGTGAAAGACGGGAAAAAAATCAAGATCGAATATTTCATGTGGGACGAGGCGGACGTAGCCCATGGCATTTCATCGATGATGCGCGCCACTGGTTTTCCTGTCGCCATTACCGTGAAATTGCTGCTCGAAGGATTAATAAAGGAAAAAGGGATCGTTCCCCCGGAGGATTGTATTAAAGGACCTCTCTATCAGCGCTTTATGGAAGAATTGAAAAAACGGGATATTGCTATCCTGGAAGAAACTAGTATTATGAGTTAA
- a CDS encoding insulinase family protein, with the protein MSNKLYCRVFILTIGLAVAGLSFGQIPDHPSKLSYQPLKFDPPKPADYRVALGNGMVVYIKEDHTLPIFDMTAIIRTGSIYDPKDKIGLAAMTGTVLRTGGTKNISGDDLDEKLDFLGASISSSIGRTSGRVSLSCLARDIDEGLRLFADVLMHPAFEEQKIKLYKDQAIDAIKNKNDNPRTVLEREFNKLLYGDHPLVWEETKASIERISQSDLFDFHSKYFAPNNIILAVAGDFNRSEMLRKIEDAFLNWPKKEIRFPKVPPVIEKNRPGVFMIQKDINQGYVNVGHFGIKDTNPDLFAVNLMNFILGGGSFTSRITSKVRSDEGLAYNTGSRFATEHDFPGTFYGYVQTKSATVHYAISLILNEFKRIQKELVSDQELETAKNYYLDSFPDRFSSAIGTMISFANLEYDGFPMDYYDTFREKYQAVTKQDILRVAKKYIKPGEMSIFVVGDIEKCKAGDEKHPGTLDQLGKIVEIKLGDPLAGE; encoded by the coding sequence ATGTCGAATAAACTATATTGCAGAGTATTTATTTTGACCATCGGATTGGCGGTGGCTGGCCTATCATTCGGCCAGATTCCAGATCACCCTTCAAAGCTCAGCTATCAACCTTTGAAATTTGACCCTCCCAAACCAGCCGACTATCGCGTTGCGCTGGGGAACGGTATGGTGGTTTACATTAAAGAAGATCATACCTTGCCTATTTTTGATATGACGGCCATCATCCGTACCGGCAGCATTTATGATCCGAAAGACAAAATTGGCTTGGCGGCGATGACCGGCACAGTACTTCGCACGGGCGGAACCAAGAATATCAGCGGCGATGACCTGGATGAAAAATTAGATTTTCTGGGGGCATCGATCAGTTCGTCGATCGGAAGGACTTCAGGCCGGGTGAGCCTATCGTGTTTGGCGCGAGATATTGATGAAGGTTTGCGGCTGTTTGCCGATGTGCTGATGCATCCTGCTTTTGAAGAACAAAAGATCAAGCTGTATAAGGACCAGGCAATTGATGCGATCAAAAACAAAAATGACAATCCGCGAACTGTGCTGGAGCGCGAATTCAACAAGTTGCTTTATGGGGATCACCCACTGGTTTGGGAAGAGACCAAGGCCAGCATCGAAAGGATCAGCCAATCGGACCTTTTCGATTTTCATAGCAAATATTTTGCGCCGAACAATATCATCTTGGCCGTGGCTGGCGATTTCAATCGTTCGGAGATGTTGAGAAAAATCGAGGATGCTTTTCTCAACTGGCCGAAAAAAGAAATCAGATTCCCCAAAGTCCCTCCCGTGATTGAGAAAAATCGACCTGGGGTATTTATGATTCAAAAAGATATCAATCAGGGATATGTGAACGTGGGGCATTTTGGGATTAAGGATACGAACCCCGATCTTTTCGCCGTCAACTTGATGAATTTCATCCTCGGTGGAGGAAGCTTTACCAGTCGCATTACATCGAAGGTGCGCTCAGACGAAGGGTTGGCCTATAATACGGGTTCTCGCTTTGCCACCGAGCATGATTTTCCTGGGACATTTTATGGCTATGTCCAAACGAAATCGGCGACCGTTCATTATGCAATTTCTTTAATTCTGAATGAATTCAAGCGAATTCAAAAAGAATTGGTTTCTGATCAGGAATTGGAAACAGCGAAAAATTATTATTTGGACAGTTTCCCTGATCGATTCTCATCTGCCATCGGCACGATGATTTCGTTCGCCAACCTCGAGTACGATGGTTTTCCAATGGATTATTACGATACCTTTCGTGAAAAATACCAAGCTGTCACCAAGCAAGATATTTTGAGAGTCGCTAAAAAATATATTAAGCCTGGGGAGATGTCGATTTTTGTCGTCGGCGATATTGAGAAATGCAAAGCTGGTGACGAGAAGCATCCTGGTACATTAGATCAATTGGGAAAAATTGTTGAGATCAAGCTGGGAGATCCATTGGCTGGTGAGTAA